The stretch of DNA ggttatcaaatccctttgtaggtctttaagaatTGCTgtatgaatctggttgctccgTTGTtgagtatgtatatatttagaatagttaggtcttcttgtgaATTGGGCCCTTCAGCATTATGTAATATTCTTCTTTGTcttatctttgtttgtttaaattctaTTCTGTCCAAACTACTAATAAGTCCATCAAAGgtattcttcatttttgttacagTATTTTTGATCTCTGGCTTTTACTGAGGGAGGAGTTCTTTCTTCAAATGTCACTCTCTTTGCTCTCATTACTCATCTGTTATTGCATGCTGTCTACTTTATCCACTTAGAGCCCCTAGcataaaagcacattttaaattctCAGTCTAATTAGCTAGGATTTCTGCCATATTTGAATGTGGTTCATATGCTTACTCTGTCTCTTCATCTGTGCTTTTTGCCTTTTGGTATGTCTGGCAGTTTTTTTCTTGATAGCTGGACATGAGGTACTGagtaaaataaactattagaaataGGACATTAGTAATGTGGTGGTAATGTGTGGAGGAAGGAAAAGCTTTCTATATTCCTATGGTTGGTTCTCAGTCTTTAGTGAGATTCTGCCTTTAGACTGTGAAGTTCACAAGTGCTTCTCAGTTCCTCCCCTGTCCTCAGCTGGGACAGAATGGCTACTGTGTTAGAGGGTGAGATTGTTTTTCTGCCACATAGAAGGTCAGTGCTGGCTAGATTTGGGTGTTTTCTTTCCCCTAGGTCATTTAGGCCCTAATAAAACTCCAGCAGGTTAGGTGCTGACTTAGTAGTTTCTCCTGAGGTCAgactaagaaaaacagaattctttggaatactttaaaatggttcctTTTCCACTCCCCCTGCCAGAAGCACTAAGGAACTTTTCTCCGATATTCACTATGAAAACCTGGCCAAGCTTCTGGAAGCAAACCTCACAAAAGTGTGGAGACTCTCCTATAACTGGATGCCCCTAAGTTTTTGAATCTCATACTTGTCCATACTGAACCTGCAACCATTCATCAATTACAGTTTAGATTTTTCTACCCCAGCACTGGTTCTGATGGAGGTTTCCATTCACAGTTTTCTGTTCCAGTAAGATGTGATTCTGTGTATTCACCTATTTCTCCAATTTTGAGGACAGTGGCTTTACCTGTGGTCTCACTCCTCAGATAGATCAAAGAAGAGTTGTTGATCTTTTAGTTTAGTCAGcttcagctttttacttgttgGTAGGATAAAGGATTACCCTGAAGCTCTTACATGCTGGACCAGAAACCAGAAGTTGCCAATCGCTTTTCACAGTCAGTCatttatattaatgaaaaataatggcaACAGAATTTTGAAGGTTGTTTTGATATATGAACAGATTTAACTAGTATAAACTATTTGTGAAAGTTTATTTCTTGATGCTTGGTCTGAGGTGTTTATTTCCTGTTCTTACGATGCATAAATCATTATGGGTCCCATTAAGTCAAGAATTTAAAGCTAACACACAAATAACTCAAGGGTATCCAAAACCACTGAAGGGGCTCCAGAGAGTTAATATGACCCAGACCAAGACTTAATATTCTGATACAATTGGACTGCAATGTGTTGGAGAGCATAAGCCTTTGAACATTTCTTCCAGCTTTCTCATAGTCTAGGAAGAAGTTTGTGTGTTACATCAATCATATTCCTTCTCAAATCTTTATTACATGATGTAATCTCTGTGATGGTCAAAGTTGTTTAGAATACATATTAATAGCCTCTTGAAAATAATCTAAttgcggccgggcacagtggctcatgcctgtaatcccagcactttgggaggctgaggccacctcaggtggatcacctgacgtcaggagtttgagaccatcccggccaacatggtgaaactccgtctctactaaaaatacaaaaattaaccaggcgtggtggcaggcacctataatcctagctacttgggagactaaggcacgagaatcgcttgaacctgggaggcagaggttgtagtgagctgcaattgtgccactgcactccagcctgggtgacagagtgtgactttgtctaaacaaacaaacaaaacaacaacagaacaCAACTGATTGCTCTCTAATTGATGTATAAAACCAATATAATTTatgacatttgttttaaaaaaaaaaggttgtactATTAGATCAGCACCCTAAGACAAATTATTTTGGAACTCTGGTAAGTCTGAAATTATTGCAGGTGTTGGTAACTTTGAGGTACTCTAGAAGATGGTTTTCAAGGGATAAACACCAGCAATTTTCTCTGAACTCCTATTTATCAACAAAATTAGATTATTATTAGATACATATTTGGTGTCATGACAAAATGGGAGGCATTTAGCCACTtttgcctagtgttccattattggaacactaagcatgtgggagttactTATATCCTACTGCTtaaggtcattgccaaggtctgattgcaaaaatttaaaaaattgcaactTCAGGTGTAAATGGGTTAAGAAAGATGGGTATTGTAATAAGTAATAGAGTGTTATACTTaaagttttgttaaatttttttctgaattatgcAGTAAACACTACACTTAACTGCTTTATGATGCTGGTTtgaatcataataaaataatatctcttAAGAGGATCAAGCCAGATCAGTGTCAGCTTTCTTTTTGTTACTTAGGAATGCTTCATATCCATAAACCCAAGTAGAGGAGAACTATGGTATGAGTGACCATTATGCTCTTTCAGAGGTTGAGGACTTACCTTTTTGCAGGATGACTTAGAAATCTATATCAATAGCCATGATATCTAGAGTAAACCTTAAATCTTCCTTTCCAAACTCTTGTTGGACATTTTTCCATATGTATATCCTGAATCGCATAAAGATTATTTTCTGTTCTGACTTAAATTCAATGAATCAATCTTTGGGGCATTAGGGTCCAAGTAACTATGCTTGATTATTGCCTCTTTGGTTTCTTTGAGAGAGTCTCCCACTGCCACCAACAAATGGACAGATAATATGtgaatagttatttttattagaataattGGGGGTTACTATAAATACGTGAACATGAAACAGTGAAACCTTTCATTTAAAGGGTGGGATCTACCTCTATGGGTGAGATCTTTTCAGTTATGTCTGAAATATTCAGGCTTACTGAATATTTGAATTCATAAGCAGAAGTAAAACAAGGAGATAGGCTGGAACAAGGAAAACTACCTGTTTTACAGAGTTTTGGTAAAGACTAACAGAgttaatatgcataaaatattcaGTACGATGTTGtacatatttgtttttaacataattgagattttttgttttttttaaagctacataCTGTACACAAAAGCATCCCAATGAGCATCTACCATCCCAAGGGACTCTTCTTCAGCGGCATTCTGGCTTTCCCCATGGCATGTGCTTCTCTTCTTCTAAGATGCATTAAAAATGGTATTAACTTGTTACCATGGTAACTACTGCACATATATTCATAGTTCTtattggtttttctgtttgttgttttggggggggttttaaacttttattttggattcaggagtacatgtgaaggtttgttacataagtaaactcaTGTAATGGGGGTTCGTTGTGTGGATTATTTAATCACTCAGGTACTTAAGCCCAGTATCCAGTAggtattttttctgctcctcttcctcctctcaccTTCAATCCTCAAGTAGACCCCCATGaccatttccttctttgtgttcctaagttcttatcatttagctcccacttataagagagaacatgcagtattttgtttcctgttcctgcattagtttgctaagggtaatgTTTTAAAGGTGAATAGATCACGTTTGAAGTACAGGTGTTAAAATGTCACCAGAGGCAAAGACATAAACAAGTAAGAGACAGGCACAAAAAGAACCATGAATCCTCGAGGTCAGGGTTGGAGTCCATTCTTCAGACAAGCACACTGGGAAGAggtgtatatattttctctttcaaagcaTCTcacttttgctattttattttgggTGGCAAACGTGGTTAACTTTAATTGCTCCCTCATAGCTACCAATGACTACATCATGAGAAATGCCCAATGGTATCTGAAGAAAGTAATCCGGGGAGAATGAATGTGTTCAAGTCTTGATAGTATACCCCCTTGGGACCTCCTTCTATAAACACCAAATTTCAGTTCCTGAAGCTGAGATACCACACTCTTCTGGAAACCAGAGAATGTGATTTGGATTCTCTTTTACAATACTGCAGAAAATTCCACAATGATCTATGTGGACTGCATGAGTGTTCAGAGGTattaaagtttcagattttgtatttaaatgtatgattcatttaagtgtatttttatatGAGGTGTTAGGCATGGGTCTGTGatcattggttttgtttttgtttcattttgttttactgtaTGAATGGCTAATTGTTTCAGAATTATTCGGTATTTGTTCAAAAGATCATTTTTCTCTATTCACTTGCCATTGCACAATTTGTCAAGAATCAATTGACCACATATGTGTGGTTCTGTTCTCAGGATCTCTCTTCTGTTCTATTGAGCTATGAGTCTCTTCATCAATACCATCAAGACTACATGGTCTTGATTTAACATAGCActatagtaagttttaaaatctggTAGTATGAGCCCTCaaactttgttgtttttcaaaagcatttgtttattacaattattattttttacatataaattttagaatcatcttcttaatatctaaaaaaaatctgttggGATTCAGATTGAGATTGCATTGATGATACACTTTAGGGAGAACTGATTTCTTAACAATGTCGAGTCTTTCAATCCATAAACAGAGTTCGTTTCTCCATTTATATATGTCTTATTTGATTGCTtccattaatgttttattttcaatatactGATCCTGGACATATTTTACTAGACTCAAAACTGTGTATTTTGGTGCTGTTGTAAATGATAGTATTCGTTTTACTTTTGATTTACAATTTTTGGTTgttaatatatggaaatataacacatttttgtatattgactttgCATCCAGTGACTTTACTAAATTCCCTTATTAGTTCTAGAAGCCTTTATTGTAGATTCCTCGGGATTTATTATGGAGATAAACATATTGTTTGTAAAtagaaaaagtttcattttttactttgtattctCTTGAGTTATTTCTGCCTTTGTCGCACTAATTAGAACTCCTGGTATGATGTTAAATATTTCCAATCTCTTAAGCATCAGTTCTACATTTCAGTTCTGAAagttttctctgtttcattttttatagtttatatttgtCTACTGAGAACTTCTaatcttccatttattttaaatttatttatttatacctcATGGAGCACAGTCATAACAGACgctttaatatttttgataattcTAAAGTCTGGGTAATCTCAGGGTTGGTATTTGTTGATTGTCTCTTCTGTTGAGAATTGGttacattttcttgattttttgtaTGCTAAGTAATTTCAGATTTCATTCtagacactttttattttatgctatttaGACTCTAGATCCTGTTAAAATTCTCTGGAGAATATTgattcttgtttgtttctttgttagttttaaCACATTGTCAATCCATAGCATCAGACAAGTAGTTCCTGTTACCTTCCATGGGCAATGTTTCCAATGTCAGTTCAATTTTCAAAGCCTTTAATATGCCGCTTGTGTTTGTCCTTCGAAGGTACTGCTCAGAAGTTAGTATGAGATTTTGTCACTCAGGGGTCAGTCAAAGCTTTTGTGATACTTCCTTGGGTCTGTTCCACACATGCACAGCTTAGGAGTGAGCTCTGGCTTTGTTTCCTTCTCCAGCTCTCTTATCTAAAGAAATATACACCAATCTCCCCTGTCGAcccctttacacacacacacaagcacacacccacacacacacacactcctccatGCTTGCATGCTCTGTTCAGAAAGTGGAGTTTATCTCCAAGTGTTTGTTTCTCATGCTATTGCCTCATAGTTTTAAAATTGGGAAGACTGTTGTGACACAGCTGGAATTAAAACTAGAGGGACAATGCAGGAATTCCCTCACATGCTTTAACCACAGAGGCCTCTTTTATCAGGTTTCCTAGTGAAAAACATGGGTCATCTATTGGGGTTTCAGCATCCTGAGCAGCCTCCTCTCAGTTCTGTAACTTTGGCCACCTTCCGTTCAAAACCACAAGATTAGAGGAGAAATGTAGTAGAAATTCATATTTGAAGGGGTTTCTCATCTAGGTTTGTCTCCTTTTGCCCATCTGCCTCTTGTTTGCTTTTCAGAGTTCTTAGGCAAATAAGTTTTGTGATTTTATATAGAGTTTTAATTGTATTCTGTGAGAAAGAGGCTGTGGTGACCTTAATCCAACCTGGCCAAAACCAAAAGTTAAAGACTACGGTCGAGAATCTTTATCAtccttatatttttatgtagatCTGCCCCTACATAAGAAGGTTGACTGTGGGATGTTAAAACATGAAGCCAGCACATCTATCAGACAGCTTCTTGATTTGACGTCAGTATTCATACTTTGCAGACTTGTGTTCTTTTTTGAGGTCCAACGCTCTGACAAAGATGAGGAATCTCTCCGCGGTGACTGAATTCATCCTGCTGGGCATCCCGCACACGGAGGGTCTGGAGACTATGCTGTTGGTCCTGTTTTTGTCCTTCTACATCTTCACCCTTATGGGGAACCTGCTCATCTTGCTGGCTATTGTCTCCTCCGCTCGGCTTCACACGCCCATGTACTTCTTCCTGTGCAAGCTGtctatttttgacatatttttcccttttgtgaGTTCCCCTAAGATGCTGTGCTATCTTTCAGGGAATAGCCGAGCCATCTCCTATGCGGGCTGTACATCCCAGCTCTTCTTTTACCATTTCCTGGGCTGCACTGAGTGTTTTCTGTATACAGTAATGGCCTACGACCGCTTCGTTGCCATTTGTCATCCTCTACACTACACCTTAATCATGAGCCACAGAGCGTGCATCATCCTAGCCATGGGGACCTCATTCTTTGCCTGCATTCAGGCCACCTTTCTGACCACTCTCACCTTCCAATTGCCTTACTGTGGCCCCAATGAGGTGGACTAT from Piliocolobus tephrosceles isolate RC106 chromosome 13, ASM277652v3, whole genome shotgun sequence encodes:
- the LOC111540350 gene encoding olfactory receptor 149-like; the encoded protein is MRNLSAVTEFILLGIPHTEGLETMLLVLFLSFYIFTLMGNLLILLAIVSSARLHTPMYFFLCKLSIFDIFFPFVSSPKMLCYLSGNSRAISYAGCTSQLFFYHFLGCTECFLYTVMAYDRFVAICHPLHYTLIMSHRACIILAMGTSFFACIQATFLTTLTFQLPYCGPNEVDYYFCDIPVMLKLACADTSALEMVGFISVGLMPLSCFLLILTSYSCIICSILQIHSAEGRRRAFSTCSAHLTAILLSFIPVVLIYLQPTPNPWLNATVQILNNLVTPMLNPLIYSLRNKEVKYSLRKVLQPVAFLPGR